A region of the Lycium barbarum isolate Lr01 chromosome 1, ASM1917538v2, whole genome shotgun sequence genome:
tatacccttatgtctaacggctgccacgtggcatcatctcagcccttcaaaattattttaccctcaaataattttttacccactaaaataactcaaaacgacccgaattctttttttccagcaaaaataatacggaattatttttccagaaaaaatataaaaataattctgtattatttttgctggaaaaaaaattcgggtcgttttgagttattttagtgggtaaaaaattatttgagggtaaaataattttgaagggctgagatgatgccacgtggcagccgttagacataagggtataattgaccccatagtataactgtaagggtataattggccctaaagtataacgaagggtatgaatgaactatttttcaaagttcaggggtaattttggcccttttccgtatttaCAATCCGCTAATTCAAAGCTTTTAGGGTCGTCTGGTTAGGAAACAAGTTATTTCAAGATTACTTATCCCTGAAATGTTATCCCACACTCCCATAAGGataaaaataacactacaatctcGGGATAACTAATTCCGGGATTAATTATATCACGATTTTATCTCAACCAAACGTGAGATAAACTCATATCAAATTTAATTCCGAAATTAATTATCTCTTATCCCTCTTATCCAACGAGCCCTTAGTGTATTAATTTGGTTATACTTGTGATGAAAAGTTACATGTTATTAAGTCAATTTCATAAAATAACTTAAAATTTTAAACACTATCAATGCCAGAACCTAaacatgaaaatgaaataaagacCAGAAGTCTTGTTGGCCCCAAAACTATATACCAGAAAGAACTACTTATTCGTGTATCTCTCGCTTTCACTCTCTTTAGAGTAGTATCTACTCTTCTTTTGTCTTCGTATATATCTTTTTCATTCACTACTTTTGCTCCATCTTTGTCAAAAAAGAAAGCCTGAAAGTCATCTTCATAATTATGGGAAATAATAAGAAAGGATCaggatcttcttcttcttcttggttAACTGCTGTTAAAAGAGCTTTCAGATCTCCTACTAAAGACCCTCAAAAGAAGAAGCAAATTAAAACAAgagatgaaaataatgaagttgatgaagatgaagaagaaaaggTACTACTAGCCAGtagccaccttttttttttttactttcttttttggtCAATAATTAACTTTAGATCCATCTTTTTACTATAGCAACTAACTTTCTTGTTTTTTTCTGAATTCATGCAGAAGAAGGAAAAGCGAAGGTGGCTTTTCAGGAAGGCTACTAGTAATCTTGAAAATGTGACAGCTCATCAGGCTCCACATAAAGCGGAGAAAGATGACATAGGAGCGGACCAAAGCCAACGGCATGCAATTGCTGTAGCTGCGGCAACTTCAGCCGCTGCTCAGGCTGCAGCTGCCACAGCACAGGCAGCTGTTGAGGTGGCTCGAATGGCCAAGCCACCTGTTTCTagattcaatttttctttttatccCGGGGAAAAGGAGCATCAGGCCGCGACGTTAATTCAAACAGCTTTCAGGGGATATCTGGTGAGTCATGAATTGCAATGTTTGCCCTGTAGATGGATCAAAAGATATACACAATATTGTATTGGAAATATTCTAGGTGATTTCTTTATATTTGTTAAAGCTTTAGTAGACAAAATTACCTATACATGTGTGCTGCTGAAAGACACCAGGTATGCGCTGACATATCCAAGATGGACACAAATTGACTGAAAACAACCTTtatcaaaagaaaataaaatggtCATTGGAGTCATATCAAGAATGAAAGCATTTCTTAGAAATGAATCTTAATTTGAAAATGGCATTCTAGCATCAGACACCATAGTCAtttaattacaaaataagaaaaggaaaaatggtttttatattactttaattatggacatgtgaagaggagagacacatatgccccagtgcggaggtgtgagaggttggccatggatggtttcagaagaggtaggggtaggccgaagaagtattgggaagAGGTAATTAgccaggacatgacgcagttatagcttaccgaggacatgaccttagatcgGAGGGTCtgaaggactcagattagggtagaaggctagtagatagtatcgtttatcctttcatattagtagtcgcattatcgcgatATAAgctcttgtgctttgatttcttCTACTATTTgttattttctgtactttgattatcttattttatctgtgatagctactgcccctttgcaaactgcttcatcatggcttaatcgctttcgttattttcatttacatatcgctttgaatttcttgaccttatctgacctctttttatgctttttattgagctgaggatctttcggaaacagccgtcctaccttggtaggagtaaggtctgcgtacactctaccctccccagaccccacgttgtgggatttcactgggttgttgttgttgtttaattatgattattGAATGTAGGGCATTGTCTAATTTCAGGAAAATCTAGAAACTTGAGTAACTTGGTTGATACAGTTCATTATACACACTAAGAAAATGTAGCTGATGCCATGTTCTTAGTTTGCTTGTTTTCTGACCATTTGTGGAATTGATTGAATGAATTGCTTTTGTTGTGATTTTGAAGGCAAGAAGGGCTCTAAAAGCACTAAAAGGTCTAGTAAAATTGCAAGCTTTAGTGAGAGGTCACAATGTTAGGAAACAAGCCAAGATGACTCTTAAATGCATGCAAGCTCTTGTTAGAGTTCAAGCGCGGGTACTGGACCAGCGATTTAGGCAATCTCAGGAAGGAAGTCGAAAATCAACATTTAGTGACACTAGTAGCGTGTGGAATTCTCAGTATCTTCAAGATATCTCGGACAGAAAATCAATGGTAAGTTCATAAGTTGATGTATAATTCATTACTTTCCTATAGTAAGTACTTGGAGATAATTTGGTTTTGAGTTTGGATTTGGATATGCAAGAGTTGAATTTGGAAAGGAAAATACCATTTTCATTGGTTTTAGATTCAAAACAAAAAATAGTTAGTTGCACCTTCTCTTCTATCCAAATTCTTTGGTTttagttttttgaaaatatatttcaaaagCCTTTTAAAATCAAATCCTCGTTTCGTGGTTTTTGGCTTTGATTTTGGGAATGCATTTGTAAACGACGACTGATTTTGGACTGCTCATTGGTTTTGGTATTGGTTTTAGCACCAAGTAGGCATTGGTCTAGGCGTGCGCAAAGGATTGGTTTTAaagtcaaatctctctataatgAAGTCGTTTGTCTAGATATTGTTTGGTTGCTATAGCAAAATGTTGTTATacagaacatataatataacataacatgaaaaatcggttccaaaaaaaaaaaaaaagacttggcCGCTATAGTGAAATGTATTATAGAGGATGAATTTTATAGATAAGTCTGACTGTACTACGTACCAAACAAGGATTGAGATAGATGTAAATACTTTTCGTATAATTAACTCATTGGCATTTATATATGCCAGTCAAGCAGCATTCCAGATGATTGGGATGAAAGGCCTCATACTATTGAAGAGGTAAAAGCAATGCTGCAAAGGAGAAAACAAGCTGCTTTGAAACGCGAAAGGACCTTATCCGATGCCTTTTCTCAACAGGTTTCTCTAAATCCATGTCGAAATTTTCATGTTTCAAGTAACTTTCTTGGTGTAAGCTAGTTTTGCCAATAATGGGCGGAGCTAGGGTACCAGAAGGGAGTTTATCTGAACCCCTTCGTCAAAAAATTACACtagattaaaattattttatgtatatatagtagatgttgaatgaCTTCTTCGTAAGTTTATTTTTCTATACTTTGAatccccttagtgaaaatcctaGCCCACCACTGTTGCTAATTCATTCTATTTTCCGTGTGACAGACGAGGAGAACAGGCAGAAATTCCTCGATAGGCAGTGATGCGGATTTTGGAGAAAGACATCAATGGATGGACCGGTGGACGGCTGCAAAACCATGGGACAACAGCAGAGGCAGAGCATCAATTGATCAGAGTAACTCTCCTGTTGTTAAAACGGTTGAAATGGATACGTCACAACCTTATTCATATTTACCTCCCAATTTAAGAAGATCACACGAACGACCAAGTTCACCCCTTCATAGAACTCAACAAAATCAATCGTTTCAATTCCCCATTACACCTTCTCCATCAAAAACAAGACCTATTCAAGTCCGCTCTGCAAGCCCCCGATGTCCAAGAGACGAAAAAAGTTATAACTACACAGCTCAAACTCCAAGCCTGAGGCCTAATAATAACTACTCCTCATTCAGTAGTAGCTCTAACCAACATAATAGACTAACTTCCGGTGCTGCAAATATTCCTAATTACATGGCTGCTACCAAGTCTGCTTTGGCAAGAATTCGTTCACAAAGCGCCCCACGACAGAGGCCATCGACTCCAGAGAGGGATCGAGCTGGATCTGCTAAAAAACGTCTTTCTTTCCCCATCCCTGACCGTTATGGCAATGTCTATGAACATAGTCTAAGGAGTCCAAGCTTTAAAAGCCTTAGTGGAGTACATTTCGGATATGAACAACAATCTAACTATTCTTCCTGTAACACGGAGAGTCTTGGTGGCGAGATCTCTCCATCCTCAACCAGTGATTTGCGAAGGTATTTAAGGTGACCAAGGGCAAAAAATAAGGTGATCAATGTACATGCTAATGCATATTGCAACTGTAATGCCTTTTCTTGTTTGTTAGGTATTTTTTAACTTTGTTTGGAGtcttattttttaaatctttGCTCCTTTGTTGTGATTTCCTTCTGACTTGTAATGTTTTTGAACCCATATTGATGTGCTAGTCAAACATATTGTAACTAGTTCTTTAAGCATTGTTTAATGAAATAGCACCTACCGCAATTACTGTTATAGGGCTAACTTTGATGTGATCACTACTTACATGCGCTGTTTCATACTTTGTCATACCCGAATCTAAGAAAAAAGTGAAAACTTTCAAAATTTATGATATaaataagtcataaatatttgtgtggttataatcATCTCGTTAAGaataaaatatgtattttaaaattaaattattatgaAATATAAGAATATATCATTCCTTTTAAAATTATCTAACTataaaaaatatcacataaattgaggaGGGGAGAGTATCTCACGAGTGCAAAAAGCTACATTTTATTTAGTTGAACTTAAAATAGCTATACTTGCTTCTTTTGTCGGCACATCTACCTTTTCTTTTCTACTTCCCCTCTAATAAAAAAATGTGATCATTTCCTCTTGAATTTCTTCAAAATGATGCTGATTGAGCATAGGTCCACCTCTGTAGTAAAGAAAAATAGGGGAAAGTGGAGGACCCCTCATCCTCTTTAACATTTTTAATGAAGATAATAGCACCAGCTCAATTGGGGGCCCTGTATCTATGATTTCTAGGCAAGAAAGATTTAAGTTGCAATGATTACGACCTAAGTTGCTATAACTCTTTAAAAATGATGTTGCATTCCCCAGGATTCTTCAAAAATGCATTATTTTTTAAAGATATGATATACAATCAAATATTATTACTCCATCTTATATATTTTGTGTGAATTAAAGTTCTACACTCACGAAGTCTCTCATAAGTCACTTCTCTTGAAGTCTGACTTCAAATTAGAGTCGAAACAACATAGATTATTACTTCATCTTATACATTTTGTGTGAATTTAAGTTATACACACTCACGAAGTCTCTCATAAGTCACTTCCCTTGAAGTCTGACTTCAAACTAGAGTCAAAGCAACATAGATTATTACTCCGTCTTATACATTTTGTGTAAATTTAAATTATACACACTCACGAAGTCTCTTATAAGTCACTTCCTTTGAAGTGTGGCTTCAAATTGAAGGTCTACCATTATAGCTACATCATAAAAACCTTTCCTGGCAATAGGTACTAATTCTTAGGTACAAAACATGTAAAGTTCGTTGCTAATTTTTAGTTACATCATTTCTTGCTACTACCACATATCACAAAAAAGTTattgtggctaaagtgtttagGTGCCAAAATTGGTACATTTAGTAAAATGTAAGTCTTCCATTGTAGAGTAAAAAGGTTTTTCATGAATGTTTTGAAGCTAATGAGTatttgagcctgtttggatgggcttaaaaaaacagCTTTAAGCTCTTTCCCCTATTATTTTTAGATGCTAAgccaaatggacccaattatttttttgagcttattttaagcacaaaatggctttaagctggccagccaaacactcaaaaaagctgaaaacagcttataagcaacttataagccaatccaaacgggctctttgtGACCACCTGAGTTTAGCTACTGATTCAACTAACCTACTAAGTTgcatttttttgcgtggattgtccttcaaaggcgctggtctttaatttttgtccctcaaattgctggtctttaatttttgtcctttgttTACAAAAGTGGCGAAAATAACCCGAAGTTTTGGGTACgaaccccgctcagtcaaaaaaaaaaatcgcaaaactTTTGCTTTTAAGGCTTAACATTTgtccaaaattaggcctattcaggcAAAACAGTTTGTcctaaggcctaacttttgctaaGCAgctctgccttgcaatttttttttaactgaatcggggttcaaacccagaacctcgggatatttaGCAAAgtgaaaaattaaagaccactcccgaataaggacaatcgtgcaaattgtccACTAAGTGATCCTCGTTCATTCATTTCATCCTTGGTGTCCACCTCAGTGACTAGCCCAACTAGATTATTGGGCTCTTTTTTCATTAACTGATTGGGTTCTTTTTCAGACATGTCAAGATTAATTAAGAGAGTCCAATTGTTAGTAGAAAAAGCCCACAATTTTATAAGAAAATTTCATACAACGACGAAATAGTACCCTTAATTATCATTTTGTAGATATTTTCAGCTAATTATCCAATATAACAATAGTTTACATTCTGCAGCAATTTAAGCCAATCAATGTATATCTTGATTTTAGGCTCCCTTGATTCAAATCCTCACATTTTCCTTTATCAATTTATACTTGAAGTTGAACCTGACATTTGAGGTTCTTGGGTATGAATGAGTTCGAAAAATCAGTCGGTTTTTCAGTTACTGAGATGAAAATTAAAGGTTAACATTGTTGGTGCATATTGGACTTAGAGTTCCATCGTTGAGTTTCAAATTATGAGTATGAAAATTCTTGTTTGTCGTTGCTCGtgtttgaaaaataataatttaagtaTTTGTTTGCACATATGTTGGATACTATTGTTAAATGTAGAAATCATAAATTCAATACTTTAGCGTTCCAATATTAATTTGAGAGTTGAATCATGAAGAAAAAACTACAGAACTCTATTGACGAATTCAAGCTTAGAACTTGAATTTTTGTATCTGAGTTTTGAAATTATTTTTGATTGAGTGTTCTTCCAAAAGTCTAGATTCGTCTTAGGGGCTTATATCTCAAATTTGGGACGATTCGATGGATATTGGAGGTGGTTTTGGCCAAAAAAtcgtgcggattgcccttcatatgGATTGGTcattaaattttgcccctcaaatcggtggtttttaatttttgtccctacttttcatttaatgaaaatttgtgggccaAAGTACCCTATCTATGAAATCAAAGATTTGGGTTTAAgaggcaaaagttaaagaccagtgATGtaagaggcaaaaattaaagaccaccaccgAAATagggcatttgtgcgaatgactGGTTTTTTTAATGGTAACCAGCAGTGTATGTCTTGAGTATACTATGTATCACGATTGTAAGTTTATGTATCTTATATACATAAAACATACCCATAATATACATACACTTTACATAAATGAGACATTTACACTTGACATAAATGGGACATTTCTTCTCTAACCTCGAAAATCAATATAAAAAGTAAACTTTTTTGCACCACCACAGCGCATGGAACATTGTGGAAGTGTAAAAATTAGGTTGGCCTACATATTTTCAAGTCTATGAAGTTTTAGCTTAGCACGACGCGTGACACCCCATGCCAAGTCAATTTTAGCCCTATTCGAGTCTGTTTTGGTTTAAGAAATGTGCTTTAGTCTTAGCATGTTTTCACATATTATAAATACATATTAGACACATTTTTAAGAGGAGATTGGAGGGGATTACACTAGATTAGAGAGAGACGACCGAAAGATGAAGAGGAGATTCAATGACGACTCAAGTGCCTTCGACCCTAACctttcttctctctcttctcttaTTGTTTGTTAGTTTTAGATTCGTGGTGTTTCATGAATGTTGTAATTTGAATCTTGAATTGTTTGATTGATTTATCATATTGGTTAATTTATCTGATTTTGCATTTAATAATTTGATTGTCTGGCCAACGATACTATCTACGAATCCAAGATTGAATTCAGAGAGAGGATTAATCTGGATTGCATATAGGATTGAACATGGAAAGTTTTTGAAATTGGGCCTCGGAGAATAAATTCACGTATTAAAATTAGCATAACTTTAtacaattatttggtaacagaaATGGGAAAAAAATATTGTCATGTGGAATATAGTATAAGTTATACGATGTTTGGTTGATTTTTTCTCCTTTTCCCACAAAACATATTATTGCTAATACATTGTTTGGttcatccttttcttttttcgtataactaatacatatataagttatgAGAGAATCTATGTAATATTTTATGTAGAGTAGAAAATAAAACAACTAACACATGAATAACTAAACCATGCATTACTTAATATTCTAACAAACAACCACACAACCCCTAATTATTTCAAATTACACTCAAAATAGTTAAATAGGTAAGATAAAAAAATATCGACGCATTATAAATATCCCATATTTAAAATCTTAAACCAAATTACGCACACACCTAACTTTTAAAGAAAACAAAGCTGAAAAATATCATATTGACAATGATACCCCTAACGCTCATTATTTATGGAGtgctttatttattttcataagTGGAATATTCTTGATATAGAGTAGGGGTGGAAAACGGGCGGGTCGAGTCGGATATGGGTCGGGTCGAAAATGGGTTGACAAAAAACGGATCAATTACCCGACCCGCCCATATCTAACATGGTTAAAAAATGGATTATTCgacggataatatggatatccatattatccaaaGTTACTTCAAAAATGTTGGCTTCATGTAGCCAATATGGAGAAGGTTAATTTACCATTTTGTCCACGAATCCAATCCCTAGTACATAGTTGCGCCTCAACATTTTTGGGAAGAATAGAACTATGAACCTTTTCAATGACACGACCTCAAAGCAAATATTTTTTGGAAACTATCCACCCAACCCCACCACCCACTCCCCAACCAAATCCCAGCCCCACCCAACGACCACCCTCGAATGCACTTCATCTTCACCTGCCCACCCCAACTCCATCCCATCCCACACCACCACTCCACCTAACCCTCACCCACCCCCCTCCCAAAGCGTCTATTTCATATTTGACTACTTTGCGCTTTGAAGACGGTTCCAAAAAGTGACTATGTTTTTAAACTAGTCACTTTTTAAAAGTGACACAAAAAATGGCTATTTTTGTAAATTGACCATTTTTGAAAAGTGACATAAAAGtggttatttttgcaaaaatatattTCTCGCAAAACGATTGAAAATGCAAATTTGCAAATAGCAActttttttgtcatttttaaaaaaaatgatcacTTTACAAAAGTAGTCATTTTTGCGTCACTTTAAAAAAATGGCTAATTTACAAAAGTGACCACTATCTTAGAAATGACGTATTGCAAAAATGGTTATTTTAATACTTTCGCAAAGAAGTTATTTTAAAAAATGGCTACTTTTGCAAAGTAGTTAGTTTTTAAAGTAACCACTTTCACAAAATGAGTATTCATGAAAATTGACTACTTTCAAAAAGTTACTTTTTTAAAAATTATCTATTTTTATAAAGTGGCTATTTTTTAAAGTGACTACTTTTACAAAGTGACTATTTTTGAAAAATAGCTACTTTTCGCAGTTAATATTTTGAAAAAGCGGTTACTTTTGTAATGTGATTACTTTTGTAAAGTTGTTATTTTTGAAAGTTACTACTTTCACAAAATGTGTAGTTTTGCAAAGTTGAGAGAAGTGGGGTGGTGGTAGGGAGGTGAGAGGTAGGGGTTGGGGGTAGGTAGTGATAGGGGTAGGTGGATAGGGGTAGGTAGTGATAGAGGTAGGTGGATAGGGGTAGGTAGTGATAGGGGTAGGTGGTTATAGAGGTAGGGAGGGAGGtagtgggggtgggggtaggaGGGGGTGGTTaagtggtggggtggggtgggggtagtGAAGGTGTAGGGGTGGTTAGGTGGTGGGGTGAGGGGGTAGTTaaagaacttgttttcctagaaaaaatgtttttaaaaatattttaaccaaccaaatatgggaaaattggaaaacatttcctCCATACCACACTCACTCTATATGTTGTGGGTTTTATCCATTTTACCCATTAATTTACCCATATTTTAAGTGGATAATATGGGTTGACCCATATTGGACCCATATTAAATGAGTTGGGTATCCAACCCGTTTAAGATGGATTGAATCGGGCGGATAACCATATTTTTTACCCATTTTGCCACCTCTAATATAGAGTATaaattaaacggaaaagggccaaaattacccctgaactttgaaaaatagttcatttatacccttcgttatactttagggccaattatacccttacagttatactatggggtcaattatatccttatgactaacggctgccacgtggcatcatcccaacccttcaaaattattttaccctcaaataattttttacccactaaaataactcaacaattttttttccagcaaaaataatatgaaattatttttattttttttcctggaaaaagtatccgtattatttttgctcgaaaaaaaaatcgggtcgggttgagttattttagtgggtaaaaaattatttgagggtaaaataattttgaagggttgggatgatgccacgtggcagccgttagtcataagggtataattgaccccatagtataactgtaagggtataattgaccctaaagtataacgaagggtatgaatgaactatttttcaaagttcagggataattttgacccttttccgtaaatTAAAACTAATCAGATCCTAAAGCAGGTGTGAATATCGGATAAAAATACCAAATTGACGATAATACCCCTAGGGCTCATCTAGTCATTGACAAAATCAACCTCTTGGCCAGGGGCAGCGGGCAGAGCGTACCCGATTTAGGGTGAAGTGAAATCGCAGCCTTAATATAAAAGAGCTGAGAAAAGAGGTATTTCTCACAGTGTATATTATTGAGATTAGCTTCTTGGCCTTCAATCAAACACTGCTCTCCAGAAACACAACAGATTAATTTTTGGGTATGCAAACAAAACCCCCAATACTACTACTCATATATCTTCTACTATAATGTCTTCTTCTCAAATACTACTGATATATTTCTTCTGCCCTTTATCATCCATACTCATAATGAATACTACAAGGTTTTCTTCTTTTACCCATCCCTTTTATTCATGCCTatctatatcctttttcattttttttagatGGGTACAAACATTGACAGAATTAATTACCTATGTCTCTTGTTAGGGTTTATTttgtttagttttatttgtagaagAAATTACTGGTATTGAATTTACATTGCTAGATTACATGTGTACGGAGTTACCTATGTTAGGGTTTAGTTTTTTCTGGGTGCATTGGTTTTTGTTGATTTTGAGCTCTAGGTTTTCGAATTTTACACTTTTCCCCATCAAGTTTTAGCATGTGTGTTTTTTTGTTCATTCCTTTGTTTACATTTTTAgcttgatttttttgtttttacctATATTGCTGTTAGGGTTTTGTTTGTTACTGATTAGTTTTTCTTTTCTGGGTGAGAATTGTTTTTGTTATTTTTGAGCTCTAGGTTTTCGAATTTACACTTTTTCGGATCGTTGATTTCTAAGATTTTGTTTTGGGTCGGGTCGTTCTACTACcattatcaaaagaaaaaaaaatgttttttttttgtgggggggggggggggttgttttCATATTTTTAACTTTGATTTTAGCTGAGATACCTGTATTGTTATATGTTGGTACTAAAATTGGTTGAGTTAAGTAAAGAGTTTTTGTcttaacataggcatattactTCGTGCCCTATTACTTCGGTTCAACAGCGCTATCAGCCATGTCATGTGTGCTACGTGCACCTTACTATTTTGAAAACTAGTATTGAAGTAAAGAAGGGTAGAGGGGCAATCCCATTACCCACTTTTTTTTCCTtctaaaaaaatgtttttaaaaaatttgaagcAAACTCCACCTTATTAAGGCCCAGCCTTTTTATCCGCAAGGATGGCCAAGTTGGTTGAGCAGGTGATCTCCCTAACGggggtctcaggttcgaaaccccccgTATGTTTTCTCGGTCAAGCTCGTCGCACAGAGCTTGCCTATTGCCGTTTTctttacctctcctgtgtggtttatGGGCTATTACACTGGAGTGGGGTTTAccttgtgcgcacccgaagggtagcggctgcggatTCCCTTGCcaagaaaaaaatattaattaaggCCAACCTTCTCTTTTTTCTTTAGTAGATAATGTTGTGCATTTTCCTTATTAGGACCCAAGAAGTTTCATATCTCCATTGTGTACTACTTCATCTGATATTTATGACACCATGGGCTAATCAACATTTGGCTTCAAAAGAtggaaaaggaagaaagaaaaaagtGGTGTTTCTATAAGTTGGAAATTGGTTGCGCATTTGTTTTATATTGTATTTTTGTCTCTCTGAATATAATTGAAAAGTACCTGCCCTACATGTCTTTCCTTTTTGGTGCGGGACAGGAGAAAGTACTTCctattttaaagaaaaatatgatTTTGCTAATTGTTTACATGTCTATGTAGCTGATCCTTAGTAATTTGCGTTTGAAATAGTCAATTGACTAATTGGTTGATTGATTGATGTCGTATCTGTTAACAAGCAAAAAAGCTAACATAAATGTTGCGCTGCAGGCATTATTGGGGTGATATTCAGTTTATTTGTTGGATGAGAAGATCTGCGACACAAAACAATCATGGCAGACAATACTGAAATTGATGACCGTGTGGATCTTGATGATGAAAATTATTCCGAGGAAGATGAAGAACCAGAACTGATAGAAGATGAAGGAGCTGGAGAAGTCAATGATGAAAATGGCGAAGAACAATCATATGATTCCGGAGGTGGAGATAGTGGGAGAGAGCAGTCTCCAGAAGAAGCAGATA
Encoded here:
- the LOC132632045 gene encoding protein IQ-DOMAIN 17-like codes for the protein MGNNKKGSGSSSSSWLTAVKRAFRSPTKDPQKKKQIKTRDENNEVDEDEEEKKKEKRRWLFRKATSNLENVTAHQAPHKAEKDDIGADQSQRHAIAVAAATSAAAQAAAATAQAAVEVARMAKPPVSRFNFSFYPGEKEHQAATLIQTAFRGYLARRALKALKGLVKLQALVRGHNVRKQAKMTLKCMQALVRVQARVLDQRFRQSQEGSRKSTFSDTSSVWNSQYLQDISDRKSMSSSIPDDWDERPHTIEEVKAMLQRRKQAALKRERTLSDAFSQQTRRTGRNSSIGSDADFGERHQWMDRWTAAKPWDNSRGRASIDQSNSPVVKTVEMDTSQPYSYLPPNLRRSHERPSSPLHRTQQNQSFQFPITPSPSKTRPIQVRSASPRCPRDEKSYNYTAQTPSLRPNNNYSSFSSSSNQHNRLTSGAANIPNYMAATKSALARIRSQSAPRQRPSTPERDRAGSAKKRLSFPIPDRYGNVYEHSLRSPSFKSLSGVHFGYEQQSNYSSCNTESLGGEISPSSTSDLRRYLR